The proteins below are encoded in one region of Triticum aestivum cultivar Chinese Spring chromosome 1B, IWGSC CS RefSeq v2.1, whole genome shotgun sequence:
- the LOC780596 gene encoding glucose-6-phosphate isomerase, cytosolic — protein sequence MASPALISDTDQWKALQAHVGAIHKTHLRDLMTDADRCKAMTAEFEGVFLDYSRQQATTETVDKLFKLAEAAKLKEKIDKMFKGEKINTTENRSVLHVALRAPRDAVINSDGVNVVPEVWAVKDKIKQFSETFRSGSWVGATGKPLTNVVSVGIGGSFLGPLFVHTALQTDPEAAESAKGRQLRFLANVDPVDVARSIKDLDPATTLVVVVSKTFTTAETMLNARTIKEWIVSSLGPQAVSKHMIAVSTNLKLVKEFGIDPNNAFAFWDWVGGRYSVCSAVGVLPLSLQYGFPIVQKFLEGASSIDNHFHTSSFEKNIPVLLGLLSVWNVSFLGYPARAILPYSQALEKLAPHIQQLSMESNGKGVSIDGVRLPYEAGEIDFGEPGTNGQHSFYQLIHQGRVIPCDFIGVIKSQQPVYLKGETVSNHDELMSNFFAQPDALAYGKTPEQLRSEKVPENLISHKTFQGNRPSLSFLLSSLSAYEIGQLLSIYEHRIAVQGFIWGINSFDQWGVELGKSLASTVRKQLHASRMEGKPVEGFNPSSASLLTRFLAVKPSTPYDTTVLPKV from the exons ATGGCGTCGCCGGCGCTCATCTCCGACACCGACCAGTGGAAGGCCCTCCAG GCGCACGTCGGCGCGATCCACAAGACGCACCTGCGCGACCTCATGACGGACGCCGATCGATGCAAGGCAATGACAGC CGAATTCGAGGGCGTCTTCCTGGACTACTCGAGGCAGCAGGCCACCACGGAGACCGTCGACAAGCTCTTCAAGCTGGCAGAG GCTGCAAAGCTCAAGGAGAAGATTGACAAGATGTTTAAAGGCGAAAAG ATAAATACCACGGAGAACAGATCAGTGCTCCATGTGGCTTTGAGAGCTCCAAGAGATGCAGTCATAAACAGTGACGGTGTGAACGTGGTCCCCGAAGTTTGGGCTGTTAAGGATAAAATCAAGCAGTTTTCAGAGACTTTCAGGAGTGGCTCATGG GTTGGGGCAACCGGGAAACCGTTGACAAATGTTGTCTCAGTTGGAATTGGTGGCAGCTTCCTTGGACCTCTGTTTGTGCATACGGCTCTCCAGACTG ACCCAGAAGCAGCAGAATCTGCCAAAGGCCGACAACTGAGATT TCTTGCAAATGTTGATCCGGTTGATGTTGCACGGAGCATCAAAGATTTAGACCCTGCAACCACTCTTG TTGTGGTTGTCTCAAAGACCTTCACGACAGCTGAAACAATGTTAAATGCTCGAACTATCAAGGAGTGGATTGTCTCTTCTCTTGG ACCTCAGGCTGTTTCCAAACACATGATTGCTGTCAGTACTAATCTTAAG CTTGTCAAGGAGTTCGGAATTGACCCTAACAACGCCTTTGCATTCTGGGACTGGGTTGGCGGCCGCTATAGTG TTTGCAGTGCTGTCGGTGTTCTGCCCTTATCTCTTCAGTATGGATTTCCAATTGTTCAGAA ATTTCTGGAGGGTGCTTCCAGCATTGACAACCACTTCCACACATCTTCATTTGAGAAAAATATACCT GTACTCCTTGGTTTGTTGAGTGTGTGGAATGTTTCATTTCTTGGATATCCGGCTAGG GCAATATTGCCATACTCTCAAGCACTTGAGAAACTAGCACCACATATTCAGCAG CTTAGCATGGAGAGTAATGGAAAGGGTGTCTCCATTGATGGTGTTCGACTTCCATATGAGGCTGGTGAAATTGATTTTGGTGAACCTGGAACAAACGGGCAACACAGCTTCTATCAATTAATCCATCAG GGAAGAGTTATTCCTTGTGATTTTATTGGTGTCATAAAAAGCCAGCAGCCTGTTTACTTGAAAG GGGAAACGGTTAGCAATCATGATGAGTTGATGTCCAATTTCTTTGCTCAGCCTGACGCACTTGCTTATGGAAAG ACTCCTGAACAATTACGCAGCGAGAAAGTTCCCGAAAATCTTATCTCTCACAAG ACTTTTCAGGGCAACCGGCCATCACTGAGTTTCTTGCTGTCTTCATTATCTGCCTATGAGATTGGACAG CTTTTATCCATCTATGAGCACCGGATCGCAGTTCAGGGTTTCATATGGGGAATCAACTCGTTTGACCAGTGGGGAGTGGAGCTGGGCAAG TCACTGGCTTCTACAGTGAGGAAACAGTTGCATGCATCACGCATGGAAGGAAAGCCCGTCGAGGGCTTCAACCCCAGCAGCGCAAGTTTGCTCACACGGTTTCTTGCG GTTAAACCATCAACCCCATATGACACAACAGTGCTTCCAAAAGTGTAA